From a region of the Synechococcus sp. PCC 7502 genome:
- the nrdJ gene encoding ribonucleoside-triphosphate reductase, adenosylcobalamin-dependent produces the protein MVQELIRISKEVRFPESAPAAYPVFFRTYSRKYKNKRESWAEVCDRTLTGLKTLGKLTQEQADLIDKMQKQLKSLTSGRWLWVGGTDWVDHPENFSGSYNCTSTNVIDWRSFGLMMDLAMQGSGTGGVLEPQYISKLPAIRNQLQVSVIGAIGVTPVEQRRHNTEVKFDYANNTVNIVVGDSRQGWVNSYQTVLELSSDEQFDATKPVQITVDISDVRPSGEPLKGFGGMANPVKLPTLYDRCANILNKAISRQLTSVECCILIDEAAVCIVAGNIRRSAGMRQFSSEDALGSVAKDNLWQQDEAGNWRIDPERDALRMANHTRVFHRKPTEQECIDAVRKQYYSGEGAIQWAGEAIARSNADLITTPELKRDFLAAYVKGEGKTWLRSHQPEVTERELEHRLQRYALNPCGEITGADFHCNLSEVHLNQLNPRNEKEQEEAFKAGALSVAALLNHRFNEERYQFSRNVDPIVGVSFTGLFDFFVHAFGVEWLRWWEAGRPDTVQGLDFKEKEADYLNRWHEIVHQTVWEYCDAHGLRRPNRCTTTQPAGTKSLLTGASPGWHPPKAQRFIRRITFRKEDPVARACMDYGYSIIPSQSDKDENGQLLNDPFDPRCTEWLVEIPVSVSWADLDGADQVEISKFNVMAQFDFYMQVQKHYTRHNTSATLELREHEIEPLGKKIYEAIRDDEGYISAALLARFDDLQTFPRLPFEPIDKATYEKLSAEVLERRKSDDFYASLLRYDSGELMDAGPAGCDSDKCMFPEQKP, from the coding sequence ATGGTGCAAGAACTAATACGCATCTCCAAAGAAGTTAGATTCCCCGAAAGTGCTCCTGCTGCTTATCCTGTATTTTTTAGGACTTATAGCCGCAAATACAAGAATAAACGGGAAAGTTGGGCGGAGGTATGCGATCGCACACTTACAGGTTTAAAAACGTTAGGCAAGCTTACGCAAGAACAAGCTGACCTGATCGACAAAATGCAAAAGCAGCTCAAGTCCCTTACCTCTGGGCGTTGGCTGTGGGTCGGTGGTACGGATTGGGTCGATCACCCCGAAAATTTTTCAGGCTCCTATAACTGCACTAGCACTAACGTCATCGACTGGCGCTCCTTTGGCTTGATGATGGATCTCGCCATGCAGGGATCGGGTACTGGTGGCGTATTAGAGCCTCAGTACATCAGTAAATTGCCTGCAATTCGCAACCAGTTACAAGTCAGCGTGATCGGTGCAATCGGCGTAACCCCTGTCGAACAACGTCGCCACAATACAGAGGTAAAGTTTGACTATGCTAACAATACTGTCAACATTGTTGTTGGTGATAGCCGCCAAGGTTGGGTTAATTCCTACCAAACAGTTTTAGAGCTTTCTAGCGACGAGCAATTTGATGCAACTAAGCCCGTCCAAATCACCGTTGATATCAGCGATGTTCGTCCCAGTGGCGAACCCCTCAAGGGCTTCGGCGGTATGGCAAATCCTGTCAAGTTGCCCACACTCTACGATCGCTGTGCCAATATTTTAAATAAGGCGATCAGTCGTCAACTCACCTCAGTTGAGTGCTGCATCCTCATCGATGAAGCCGCCGTTTGTATCGTAGCTGGTAACATCCGAAGAAGTGCGGGGATGCGCCAATTTTCTTCAGAAGATGCTTTGGGCTCTGTGGCAAAGGATAATCTCTGGCAGCAGGATGAAGCGGGTAACTGGCGCATCGATCCTGAGCGTGATGCTTTGAGAATGGCGAACCACACGAGAGTATTCCATCGCAAGCCCACAGAGCAAGAATGTATTGATGCTGTTCGCAAGCAGTATTATTCAGGTGAAGGTGCAATTCAATGGGCGGGTGAAGCGATCGCACGTTCTAATGCGGATTTGATTACAACTCCTGAACTCAAGCGTGATTTCTTAGCTGCCTATGTGAAAGGAGAAGGCAAAACATGGTTGCGATCGCATCAACCTGAAGTCACTGAACGAGAGCTAGAGCATAGATTACAGCGCTATGCTCTCAATCCCTGTGGTGAAATAACTGGGGCAGACTTCCATTGCAATTTGTCCGAGGTGCATCTCAATCAACTCAATCCTCGTAATGAGAAAGAACAGGAAGAAGCCTTTAAAGCAGGTGCTTTGTCGGTTGCTGCGTTGCTTAATCATCGCTTCAATGAAGAACGCTATCAATTTAGCCGTAATGTCGATCCGATTGTGGGCGTATCATTTACAGGACTATTTGACTTCTTCGTTCATGCCTTTGGTGTGGAATGGTTGCGTTGGTGGGAAGCAGGTCGTCCTGACACAGTGCAGGGTTTAGACTTCAAAGAGAAAGAAGCTGATTATCTAAATCGCTGGCATGAAATCGTACATCAGACGGTTTGGGAATATTGCGACGCGCATGGCTTACGCCGCCCGAATCGTTGTACGACAACTCAGCCAGCAGGCACAAAATCTTTACTGACTGGTGCTTCCCCCGGATGGCATCCACCGAAGGCGCAGCGCTTTATCCGTCGGATTACTTTCCGTAAGGAAGATCCTGTGGCGCGGGCTTGCATGGACTATGGCTATAGCATCATTCCTTCTCAATCGGATAAGGATGAGAATGGACAATTGCTCAATGATCCCTTCGATCCGAGATGTACAGAATGGTTAGTGGAGATTCCTGTGAGTGTGTCTTGGGCTGACCTTGACGGTGCGGATCAGGTGGAAATTAGCAAGTTCAATGTAATGGCGCAGTTTGACTTCTATATGCAGGTGCAGAAGCATTACACTCGTCATAATACTTCTGCAACTTTAGAATTGCGCGAGCATGAAATCGAGCCTTTAGGGAAGAAGATTTACGAGGCGATTCGTGATGATGAGGGTTATATCTCGGCGGCGCTGTTGGCGCGTTTTGATGACCTGCAAACTTTCCCTCGGTTGCCTTTTGAGCCAATCGATAAGGCTACCTATGAGAAGCTCAGTGCTGAGGTACTAGAACGTCGCAAGTCTGATGATTTTTACGCGAGTTTGTTGCGTTATGATTCGGGTGAGTTGATGGATGCGGGCCCTGCGGGTTGTGATTCTGATAAGTGTATGTTCCCTGAACAGAAGCCATAG